From one Marmota flaviventris isolate mMarFla1 chromosome 1, mMarFla1.hap1, whole genome shotgun sequence genomic stretch:
- the Atcay gene encoding caytaxin → MGTTEATLRMEKVEVKDEWQDEDLPRPLPEETGMELLGSPVEDTSSPPTTLNFGGAHRKRKTLVAPEINISLDQSEGSLLSDDFLDTPDDLDINVDDIETPDETDSLEFLGNGNELEWEDDTPVATAKNMPGDSADLFGDGAADDGSAANGRLWRTVIIGEQEHRIDLHMIRPYMKVVTHGGYYGEGLNAIIVFAACFLPDSSSPDYHYIMENLFLYVISSLELLVAEDYMIVYLNGATPRRRMPGIGWLKKCYQMIDRRLRKNLKSLIIVHPSWFIRTVLAISRPFISVKFISKIQYVHSLEDLEQLIPMEHVQIPECVLQYEEERLRARRESARPQPEFLLPRSEERAEAASEEDRPDLVTEDQETSMS, encoded by the exons ATGGGGACCACAGAAGCCACCCTGCGGATGGAGAAGGTGGAGGTGAAGGACGAGTGGCAGGATGAGGACCTCCCCAG GCCGCTCCCAGAAGAGACGGGCATGGAGTTGCTTGGCAGCCCCGTGGAAGACACGTCCT CCCCACCCACCACCCTGAACTTCGGGGGAGCTCACCGCAAGAGGAAGACCCTGGTGGCCCCGGAGATCAACATCTCCCTGGACCAAAGCGAAGGCTCCCTGCTGTCCGATGACTTCTTGGACACGCCCGATGACCTGGACATCAACGTGGACGACATCGAGACCCCCGACGAGACGGACTCGCTGGAGTTTCTGGGGAACGGGAATGAACTTGAGTGGGAAG ATGATACCCCTGTGGCCACTGCCAAGAACATGCCCGGTGACAGTGCAGACCTGTTTGGGGACGGCGCAGCAGATGATGGCAGTGCCGCCAATGGGCGCCTGTGGCGGACGGTGATCATTGGGGAACAAGAGCACCGCATTGACCTGCACATGATCCGGCCATACATGAAGGTGGTCACCCATGGAG GGTACTATGGCGAAGGCCTCAACGCCATCATCGTCTTTGCGGCCTGCTTCCTCCCGGACAGCAGCTCCCCTGACTACCACTACATCATGGAGAACCTCTTCCT GTACGTCATCAGCAGCCTGGAGCTCCTGGTGGCCGAGGACTACATGATCGTGTACCTGAACGGCGCCACGCCCCGGCGGAGGATGCCGGGCATCGGCTGGCTGAAGAAGTGCTATCAGATGATTGACAGGAG ACTACGGAAGAACCTGAAGTCCCTGATCATCGTCCACCCCTCCTGGTTCATTCGCACCGTGCTGGCCATCTCCCGCCCCTTCATCAG CGTCAAGTTCATCAGCAAGATCCAGTACGTGCACAGCCTGGAGGACTTGGAGCAGCTCATCCCCATGGAGCACGTGCAGATCCCAGAGTGTGTGCTGCA GTACGAAGAGGAAAGACTCAGAGCGCGGAGAGAGAG CGCGAGGCCCCAGCCAGAGTTCCTCCTGCCCAGGTCTGAGGAGAGGGCAGAGGCAGCGTCAGAGGAGGACAG GCCTGACCTGGTCACCGAGGATCAGGAAACGAG CATGTCCTGA